In Hyla sarda isolate aHylSar1 chromosome 12, aHylSar1.hap1, whole genome shotgun sequence, a genomic segment contains:
- the FKBP1A gene encoding peptidyl-prolyl cis-trans isomerase FKBP1A isoform X2 has translation MRKDRETACRQTYPKKGQKAVVHYDGYLQDGRKFDSSRDRNKPFCFCVGRNEVIRGWEEGVAQMSVGERARLTCTPDYAYGLTGHPGIIPPNATLIFDVQLLRLE, from the exons ATGAGAAAAGACAGAGAGACAGCCTGCA GACAGACCTACCCAAAGAAGGGTCAGAAAGCTGTGGTGCACTATGACG GGTATCTTCAAGATGGAAGGAAGTTTGACTCTTCTCGTGACAGGAATAAGCCCTTCTGTTTCTGCGTTGGAAGGAATGAGGTGATCCGCGGATGGGAGGAAGGCGTGGCACAG ATGAGTGTGGGTGAAAGAGCACGTCTGACTTGCACCCCAGATTACGCATATGGCCTCACAGGTCACCCTGGCATCATCCCTCCTAATGCCACCCTTATCTTTGATGTGCAGTTGTTACGACTGGAGTGA
- the FKBP1A gene encoding peptidyl-prolyl cis-trans isomerase FKBP1A isoform X1, producing the protein MGVTVDSICPGDGQTYPKKGQKAVVHYDGYLQDGRKFDSSRDRNKPFCFCVGRNEVIRGWEEGVAQMSVGERARLTCTPDYAYGLTGHPGIIPPNATLIFDVQLLRLE; encoded by the exons ATGGGAGTGACTGTGGATTCTATCTGCCCCGGGGACG GACAGACCTACCCAAAGAAGGGTCAGAAAGCTGTGGTGCACTATGACG GGTATCTTCAAGATGGAAGGAAGTTTGACTCTTCTCGTGACAGGAATAAGCCCTTCTGTTTCTGCGTTGGAAGGAATGAGGTGATCCGCGGATGGGAGGAAGGCGTGGCACAG ATGAGTGTGGGTGAAAGAGCACGTCTGACTTGCACCCCAGATTACGCATATGGCCTCACAGGTCACCCTGGCATCATCCCTCCTAATGCCACCCTTATCTTTGATGTGCAGTTGTTACGACTGGAGTGA